The nucleotide sequence GCCTCTTCTGAGCTATCTGCGGATGGCCTGGACGATGCTGATGAGGATGACGGCCCCCACCGTGGCCACCGCCAGCGAGTAGAGGTTGAAGCCCGTCACACCCCTGCCGCCAATCAGGCTGAACAGCCAGCCGCCCAGCATCGCGCCGATGATGCCGGTGGCGACGTTGGCGAACAGCCCCATCCGGGCATTGGTGCCCTTGATGATGCTCGCCAGCCAACCGGCGATTCCTCCGAGCACCAGCCACGTACAGATACCCATGTCGTCCTCCCTTCCCACCAGCTGCCTTCGACTACGGGCGAAGCGTCGGGGGATTGCACTCCCCCTCTACACGACGACGCCCCGCGGCTCACGAGGAGACACGGGGCGCCGGTCACATCCAGGAAGGCCCGGGCTCAGTCCTTGCCGAGCATCCCATCCTTGAGGTCACCGTCCACGGGGCTCTTCCCCACGAAGACGGAGAAGAGCGCGTCCGCGAAGTCCTTGCCCTCCACGGTAATGGTCTGCCCGCCCTTGGCGCTCTGCACGCGGGTGCCCTGGCCGGGGACGTAGGTGAGGATGAGCTCGTCGCCCTTCTTCACGTCGGTGACGCCCGAGTTGAACTGGTCCAGCTTGGGCTGCAGCTCCGCCAGCTTGCTGCCCGCGTTCTTCTTGAAGGCATCGCCGATGGCGTCGGTGATGGTCTTCTTGTCCAAGTCCCGCAGCATGTACATGCGCACGCGCTTGATTTCGTCCGCGCTGATGATCTTCGCCCCGTCCTGGGACGGGTTCTCCACGTACAGCCCCGCGGTGTAGACCTTGAACACCATCTTGGTGCGCAGCCCCACCCCGTTGAGCTTCAGCTCCTTGCCCTCCACGGTGGCAGTCTCCGGGTACTTCACCCCGGCGACGTCCTTGGCAAACGCGGGAGCGGCGAGCAGCAGGGACAGCGCGACGGCGGACAGCGTGGTTTTCATGAAACCTCCGGTAGGTAATCCCTGGGGTTGGACGCAGCCTAGCCGTGCATCTTCACGAAGTGGTCCATGAAGGTGGCCAGGGTGCGCACATTCTCCACCGTCACGGCGTTGTAGGTGGAAACCCGGATGCCGCCCGCGGTCCGGTGCCCCTTCAGGCCCACCATGCCCTGCTTCTTCGCCTCCGCGACGAAGGCGGCGTCCAGCGCCTCGGTGGGCAGGTGGAAGACGACGTTCATCACTGAACGGGACTCGCGCTCCACCGGCGCCCGGTAGAAGCCCGCGTGCCGGTCGATGGCGCCGTAGAGCAGCTCCGCCTTCTGCCGGTTCCACCGCTCCAGCTGCTCCAGGCCGCCCACGTCCTTCATCCAGGCCAGCACGTTGCGCACCAGGTAGATGGCCAGGGTGGGAGGCGTGTTGTAGAGCGAGTTGTTCTCCGCGTGGACGGTGTAGCGGAAGAACTTGGGGATGTCCTTGCGCCCCCGGGCGATGAAGGCCTTGTCCGCCAGCACCAGCGTCACGCCGGAGGGGCCCAGGTTCTTCTGCGCGCCCGCGTAGATGAGCCCGAAGCGGCTCACGTCGATGCGCTTCCACAGGAAGTCCGAGCTCATGTCCGCCACGAGCGGCACGTTCCCCACGTCCGGGAAGGTGTGCCACTGGGTGCCGTAGATGGTGTTGTTGCTCGTCAGGTGGACGTAGGCCGCCTTGGGGTCCAGCTGGAGCTCGGCCTGGCGGGGCACGCGCGTGTAGTGCTTGTCCGGCTGGACCGTGGTGGCCGCGACGCGGGGTTTCCCGTAGTACTTCGCCTCGTCGAGGGCCTTCTCGCTCCACACTCCCGTCATGAGGTAGTCCGCCCCCGTTTCGGGGGTGAGGAAGTTCATCGGCACC is from Pyxidicoccus xibeiensis and encodes:
- a CDS encoding GlsB/YeaQ/YmgE family stress response membrane protein, with amino-acid sequence MGICTWLVLGGIAGWLASIIKGTNARMGLFANVATGIIGAMLGGWLFSLIGGRGVTGFNLYSLAVATVGAVILISIVQAIRR
- a CDS encoding chalcone isomerase family protein encodes the protein MKTTLSAVALSLLLAAPAFAKDVAGVKYPETATVEGKELKLNGVGLRTKMVFKVYTAGLYVENPSQDGAKIISADEIKRVRMYMLRDLDKKTITDAIGDAFKKNAGSKLAELQPKLDQFNSGVTDVKKGDELILTYVPGQGTRVQSAKGGQTITVEGKDFADALFSVFVGKSPVDGDLKDGMLGKD
- the serC gene encoding 3-phosphoserine/phosphohydroxythreonine transaminase; translated protein: MRVINFNPGPAGLPLPALERARDELLDFQGSGMSVMEHSHRGPVYEAVHDEAISLLTGLLGIPTTHQVLFLTGGASQQFAQVPMNFLTPETGADYLMTGVWSEKALDEAKYYGKPRVAATTVQPDKHYTRVPRQAELQLDPKAAYVHLTSNNTIYGTQWHTFPDVGNVPLVADMSSDFLWKRIDVSRFGLIYAGAQKNLGPSGVTLVLADKAFIARGRKDIPKFFRYTVHAENNSLYNTPPTLAIYLVRNVLAWMKDVGGLEQLERWNRQKAELLYGAIDRHAGFYRAPVERESRSVMNVVFHLPTEALDAAFVAEAKKQGMVGLKGHRTAGGIRVSTYNAVTVENVRTLATFMDHFVKMHG